One Ictalurus punctatus breed USDA103 chromosome 10, Coco_2.0, whole genome shotgun sequence genomic region harbors:
- the zgpat gene encoding zinc finger CCCH-type with G patch domain-containing protein: MDESSLEQAIETYTAQLQQVEAALTCGLGSSDQEDLLKLKEDLVQLIELTESSLVSVKKSQLLASLEDATTQENAPAETTQERPKDVSLDDEFTAFYSELSEGASEEAHGPKPDGDENENDEEEDISGTKVRAPYYTSWGTLEYHNAMVVCSEEPDGEEARVRVFYVHPTHKSMKPCEFFLEGKCRFMDSCRFSHGEVVLVSELRDFLEADLTNMQQGSSCLAKHEDGIWYPAKITEIDGGFYTVKFDSSLLKEAVLEADCLIPPLRQDEISSSSSDSEDDLEQCDGGYAKVFGSGKEEGTVTANSGEFCGWEAHTRGIGSKLMLKMGYELGKGLGKTLSGRVEPVQAVVLPKGRSLDQCAEFTQRKTRAAVAKNSPALSKRKRKRKRTSASTRRDVFDFLNSKLGDDSARSASAPSCSVSGAEVYQAGKSTKRSLNVQLFQTSERMSQVEREIRRLTDSLSRRNGRDAAVISHVEEKLSASRKLLQQLKAQEQSIQRAQKKADTHKKMTEF, encoded by the exons ATGGATGAAAGCAGCCTGGAGCAGGCCATTGAGACCTACACCGCTCAGCTTCAGCAGGTGGAGGCTGCTCTGACCTGTGGACTCGGCTCTTCTGATCAGGAAGACCTGCTCAAGCTCAAAGAGGATCTGGTCCAGCTCATCGAGCTCACCGAGTCCAGCCTGGTGTCTGTCAAGAAGAGCCAACTGTTGGCGTCACTCGAGGACGCCACGACGCAAGAGAATGCACCAGCCGAAACCACCCAGGAAAGACCCAAGGACGTCAGCTTGGACGATGAGTTTACCGCCTTCTATTCGGAGCTGTCCGAGGGTGCGAGCGAGGAAGCGCATGGCCCTAAACCAGATGGCGATGAAAATGAGAACGATGAGGAAGAAGATATAAGTGGCACTAAAGTCCGGGCGCCTTACTACACCTCTTGGGGGACGCTCGAGTACCATAACGCGATGGTGGTGTGTTCTGAGGAACCAGATGGCGAAGAGGCTCGAGTCAGAGTGTTCTACGTCCATCCTACACACAAATCCATGAAGCCCTGTGAATTCTTTCTGGAAGGCAAGTGCCGCTTCATGGACAGCTGCAG GTTCTCTCATGGGGAGGTGGTGCTTGTGTCAGAGCTGAGGGACTTTCTCGAAGCAGATCTTACAAACATGCAGCAGGGGTCCTCCTGTTTAGCCAAGCATGAGGATGGCATCTGGTATCCTGCCAAAATCACAG AAATCGACGGAGGCTTCTACACCGTGAAGTTCGACTCGTCGCTGCTGAAGGAAGCCGTCCTGGAGGCCGATTGCCTCATTCCTCCTTTGCGGCAGGACGAgatctcctcttcctcttcggATTCGGAGGACGATCTCGAACAGTGCGACGGAGGCTACGCCAAAG TTTTCGGTTCCGGTAAAGAGGAAGGAACGGTCACGGCAAACAGCGGGGAGTTCTGCGGCTGGGAGGCTCACACGCGTGGAATCGGGTCCAAGCTCATGCTGAAGATGGGCTACGAGTTAGGAAAAG GTTTGGGGAAAACGCTTTCGGGTCGCGTGGAGCCCGTGCAGGCCGTGGTGCTCCCGAAAGGCCGCTCGCTGGACCAGTGCGCCGAGTTTACGCAGCGCAAGACTCGGGCGGCCGTCGCCAAAAACAGTCCCGCCTTGAGcaaaaggaaaaggaagaggAAGCGGACTTCCGCGTCGACGCGGCGTGACGTGTTTGACTTTCTGAACTCTAAACTGGGAGACGACTCCGCTCGGTCCGCTTCGGCTCCTTCCTGTTCCGTCAGCGGTGCGGAGGTGTACCAGGCTGGAAAGAGCACCAAGCGCTCGCTTAACGTTCAACTCTTCCAGACCTCCGAGAGGATGAGCCAGGTGGAGAGAGAAATCCGGCGGCTCACTGACTCTCTGAGCAGGAGAAATGGAAG GGATGCTGCAGTTATTAGTCATGTGGAAGAGAAGCTCTCGGCATCTCGTAAGCTCCTGCAGCAGCTGAAGGCTCAGGAGCAGTCTATCCAGAGAGCTCAGAAGAAAGCAGATACGCATAAGAAAATGACCGAGTTTTGA
- the chrna4b gene encoding neuronal acetylcholine receptor subunit alpha-4b: MNPARSVQLIPILYLQCIYVCTPAPARGHAEERLLQVLFRRYNKLSRPVENISDVVLVHFGLSIAQLIDVDEKNQMMTTNVWVKQEWSDYKLRWNPEEFENVTSIRIPSELIWRPDIVLYNNADGDFAVTHLTKAQVFHDGRVKWKPPAIYKSSCNIDVTFFPFDQQNCKMKFGSWTYDRAKIDLVSMDSNVDQMDYWESGEWVIIDAVGKYNSKKYECCTEIYPDITYYFIIRRLPLFYTINLIIPCLLISCLTVLVFYLPSECAEKITLCISVLLSLTVFLLLITEIIPSTSLVIPLIGEYLLFTMIFVTLSIIITVFVLNVHHRSSRTHRMPHWVRQLFLHLVPRYLFMKRPPAAGKRNCRKLIEMMHRPMALQSIQQSNPTFTMPHDPGMVSAASSCAIQREAASKSPLFCSSPSSQYSILQEEPTQRNLTCAQVNPSSASSPSPSPDAPLGPLLQTLALSEVCEFQCHSAESVFVDSAEGTRETETLWHCHKHEETSIQTFFTADRGESTGACVRHKVRSTQISSPNCSKEPQLDETDFPVSQSLLRALEGVQYIADHLRAEDSDFSVREDWKYVAMVIDRIFLWMFVLVCILGTAGLFLPPWLAGMI, from the exons ATGAATCCAGCCAGGAGCGTCCAGCTAATCCCGATCCTCTACCTTCAGTGCATCTATG TGTGCACACCCGCCCCGGCTCGTGGCCATGCAGAGGAGCGACTGCTTCAGGTCTTATTCCGCCGCTATAACAAGCTCTCGCGTCCTGTCGAGAACATCTCGGATGTGGTGCTGGTCCACTTCGGCCTTTCCATCGCACAACTCATCGATGTA gatgaaaagaatcaaatgatGACCACCAATGTTTGGGTGAAACAG GAATGGAGCGATTACAAGCTGCGCTGGAACCCTGAGGAGTTTGAGAATGTCACCTCCATCAGAATCCCCTCCGAGCTCATCTGGAGGCCTGATATTGTGCTCTACAACAA CGCCGATGGAGATTTCGCCGTGACTCACCTGACCAAAGCCCAGGTGTTCCATGACGGCCGAGTCAAATGGAAGCCTCCTGCCATATACAAGAGCTCCTGCAATATTGACGTCACGTTCTTCCCTTTCGATCAGCAGAACTGTAAGATGAAGTTTGGGTCATGGACGTACGACCGAGCTAAGATCGACTTGGTCAGCATGGACAGCAACGTGGACCAAATGGACTACTGGGAGAGTGGTGAGTGGGTCATCATCGACGCTGTGGGAAAGTACAACAGCAAGAAATACGAGTGCTGCACAGAAATCTACCCAGACATCACGTACTACTTCATCATCCGCCGGCTCCCTCTGTTCTACACCATCAACCTGATCATCCCATGCCTGCTGATCTCGTGCTTGACCGTGCTCGTGTTCTACCTGCCCTCGGAGTGTGCCGAGAAGATCACGCTGTGCATATCCGTGCTCCTCTCACTCACCGTCTTTCTCCTGCTCATCACAGAAATCATCCCTTCCACCTCGCTGGTCATCCCACTCATCGGTGAGTACCTGCTCTTCACCATGATCTTTGTCACGCTTTCCATCATCATCACGGTGTTCGTGCTGAACGTGCACCACCGCTCATCGCGCACACATCGAATGCCTCATTGGGTCCGCCAGCTCTTTCTCCACCTGGTACCGCGGTACCTTTTCATGAAACGCCCGCCCGCTGCTGGAAAGAGGAACTGCCGCAAGCTCATTGAAATGATGCACAGACCAATGGCACTGCAGTCCATCCAGCAGAGTAACCCCACCTTCACCATGCCCCATGATCCGGGCATGGTCTCTGCTGCCTCATCATGTGCAATACAGCGAGAAGCAGCATCCAAATCTCCTCTTTTCTGCAGCTCCCCCAGCAGCCAGTACTCCATCCTTCAAGAGGAGCCCACACAGAGGAACCTCACATGCGCTCAAGTGAACCCTTCGTCTGCCTCGAGCCCTTCCCCGTCTCCAGACGCACCCCTCGGGCCTCTGCTTCAAACGTTAGCTCTCAGTGAGGTTTGTGAATTTCAGTGCCACAGCGCTGAGAGTGTATTCGTGGATAGCGCAGAGGGTACGCGCGAGACGGAAACTCTCTGGCACTGTCATAAGCATGAGGAGACGAGTATACAGACATTCTTCACTGCAGATAGAGGTGAGAGTACAGGTGCGTGTGTAAGACACAAGGTCCGGAGCACTCAGATCTCAAGCCCCAACTGCAGTAAAGAACCACAGTTGGATGAAACCGACTTCCCAGTGTCGCAGTCACTCCTGCGCGCCCTCGAGGGAGTCCAGTACATCGCCGACCATCTCAGAGCTGAGGATTCAGACTTTTCG GTAAGAGAAGACTGGAAGTACGTTGCCATGGTGATTGATAGAATATTTCTCTGGATGTTCGTGCTGGTGTGCATTTTGGGTACAGCAGGACTGTTTCTACCGCCTTGGTTGGCTGGAATGATCTAG